The proteins below are encoded in one region of Bacteroidales bacterium:
- a CDS encoding DUF177 domain-containing protein: MSKQNDYIVPIVGTKDGLHQFDYEIDASFLKQFNYSEVMDIHAHVHVSLYKSNRLFDISLSINGELLVECDRCLDEFTMSIAFNHHIIIKVEDNVTDENEDVVFMPESSTEIDLAPYVFETVVFSIPMRKVHPDDMQGKSQCNQEMITKLNQYLINDTPIDPRWESLKGLLN, translated from the coding sequence GTGAGTAAACAGAATGATTATATTGTTCCAATTGTCGGCACAAAAGACGGTTTGCACCAATTTGACTATGAAATTGATGCATCGTTTTTGAAACAATTTAATTATTCTGAGGTGATGGATATTCATGCTCATGTGCATGTAAGTCTATACAAATCGAATCGTTTATTTGATATAAGCCTTTCTATCAATGGCGAACTGCTCGTAGAATGCGATCGTTGTTTAGACGAATTTACAATGTCCATTGCATTTAATCATCATATTATTATTAAAGTAGAAGATAACGTTACCGACGAGAACGAAGATGTAGTATTTATGCCCGAATCTTCTACTGAAATAGATTTAGCGCCTTATGTTTTCGAAACGGTTGTTTTTTCGATACCCATGCGAAAAGTACATCCCGACGATATGCAAGGTAAAAGCCAGTGCAACCAAGAAATGATAACTAAGTTAAATCAATATTTAATAAACGATACTCCCATCGATCCACGTTGGGAATCTTTAAAAGGATTGTTGAATTAA
- the rpmF gene encoding 50S ribosomal protein L32 → MPHPKRKHSKQRRDKRRTHYKASLPTLATCSNCGATIVYHHVCPECGFYRGKKAIEKEVTA, encoded by the coding sequence ATGCCACATCCAAAGAGAAAACACTCGAAACAGAGAAGAGACAAAAGAAGAACTCATTACAAAGCTTCTTTACCAACTTTAGCAACTTGTTCCAATTGCGGTGCAACTATTGTTTATCATCATGTTTGCCCAGAATGCGGTTTTTATCGCGGTAAAAAAGCAATTGAGAAAGAAGTAACTGCTTAA
- the plsX gene encoding phosphate acyltransferase PlsX has translation MRLGIDIMGGDYAPQVPMQGTIMALEHLPSNIKMVLFGDAAFIESYLKDNGIRDPRIEIVPTTEVIEMHESPAQAFLQKHNSSISVGFQYLKDDKIDNFASAGSTGAMMVGAMQVIKVIEGINRPCIASLVPKPDGNYSIIADVGLNPDAKPDVLNQYAIIASKYAQFVLGVEKPKVALLNIGSEPEKGNLLAKATYELMKENKEINFIGNVEGFDVLKNKADVIITDGFVGNIVLKMAEGFYSAMKKRNIQDEYLQKFNFENYGGTPVLGVNKPIIIGHGASTPKAIMNMIIHTYKVTKAELVEKLKEAF, from the coding sequence ATGAGGCTAGGGATAGACATTATGGGGGGTGATTATGCTCCCCAAGTTCCTATGCAAGGAACAATAATGGCTTTAGAGCATTTACCCAGCAATATCAAAATGGTATTGTTTGGCGATGCTGCTTTTATTGAGTCATATTTAAAAGACAATGGGATACGTGATCCCCGTATCGAAATTGTTCCAACTACAGAAGTTATCGAGATGCACGAATCGCCGGCACAAGCATTTCTTCAAAAACATAATTCGTCGATAAGTGTTGGCTTTCAATATCTTAAAGACGATAAAATTGATAATTTTGCTAGTGCTGGGAGTACTGGAGCTATGATGGTGGGTGCTATGCAGGTGATAAAAGTAATAGAAGGCATAAATCGCCCATGCATTGCTTCGTTGGTGCCTAAACCCGATGGCAATTATTCTATCATTGCTGATGTTGGATTAAATCCCGATGCTAAGCCTGATGTTTTAAATCAATATGCTATTATAGCGAGCAAATATGCACAATTTGTTTTAGGTGTTGAAAAACCAAAAGTAGCATTGTTAAATATTGGCTCAGAACCCGAAAAAGGAAATTTATTAGCCAAAGCTACTTACGAGTTAATGAAAGAAAATAAAGAAATTAATTTTATCGGCAATGTTGAAGGATTCGATGTCTTGAAAAATAAAGCCGATGTTATTATTACCGATGGATTTGTTGGAAATATTGTGCTTAAAATGGCAGAGGGCTTTTATTCGGCAATGAAAAAAAGAAATATTCAAGACGAATACTTACAAAAATTTAATTTTGAAAATTATGGAGGCACTCCTGTTTTAGGAGTTAATAAGCCTATCATTATTGGTCATGGGGCTTCTACCCCAAAAGCTATAATGAATATGATTATACATACTTATAAGGTGACTAAAGCAGAATTAGTAGAAAAATTAAAAGAAGCTTTTTAA
- a CDS encoding ketoacyl-ACP synthase III has translation MSKINAVITGVGAYVPEYILTNEELSRMVDTSDEWIMTRIGIKERHILKEQGKGASDLGTEAVKQVLAKTNTKPEEIDLLICATVTPDMQFPATANIICDKVGIKNAFSYDINAGCSGFLYSLATAAKFVESGKFKKVIVVGAEKMSSIVDYTDRTTCPIFGDGSGAVLLEPTTDEFGIMDEILQSDGVGRVHLHQKAGGSLKPASFETVAAREHFIYQEGQPVFKWAVSKMADVSVEIMKRNNITPETLAWLVPHQANMRIIEATANRMGISKDQVMINIERYGNTTSATIPLCLYEWEPKLKKGDNIILAAFGAGFTWGAIYLKWGYNGK, from the coding sequence ATGAGTAAGATTAATGCTGTTATTACAGGTGTAGGAGCTTATGTTCCTGAATATATTTTAACCAATGAAGAGCTAAGTCGCATGGTAGATACAAGCGACGAATGGATAATGACTCGAATTGGTATAAAAGAACGTCATATTCTTAAAGAACAAGGCAAAGGAGCAAGTGATTTAGGCACAGAAGCGGTAAAACAAGTGCTTGCAAAAACAAATACCAAACCCGAAGAAATAGATTTGTTGATTTGTGCTACCGTTACACCCGATATGCAATTTCCTGCTACTGCCAATATTATTTGCGATAAAGTAGGCATAAAAAATGCTTTTAGTTACGATATAAATGCAGGATGTAGTGGTTTTTTATATTCTCTTGCTACGGCAGCAAAATTTGTAGAAAGTGGTAAGTTTAAAAAAGTAATTGTGGTAGGGGCCGAAAAAATGTCGTCTATTGTTGATTATACCGATAGAACTACGTGCCCAATTTTTGGCGATGGTTCGGGTGCTGTTTTATTAGAACCTACTACCGACGAATTTGGCATTATGGATGAAATACTCCAATCGGATGGAGTAGGTCGTGTACACCTTCACCAAAAAGCGGGAGGATCTCTAAAACCTGCTAGTTTTGAAACGGTTGCCGCACGCGAGCATTTTATTTATCAAGAAGGACAACCTGTTTTCAAATGGGCAGTTTCTAAAATGGCAGATGTTAGCGTTGAAATAATGAAACGCAATAATATTACTCCCGAAACATTAGCATGGCTTGTACCCCATCAAGCCAATATGCGTATTATTGAAGCTACTGCTAATCGTATGGGAATAAGTAAAGATCAGGTTATGATTAATATTGAGCGTTATGGTAACACTACATCGGCTACTATTCCGCTTTGTTTATATGAATGGGAACCTAAACTTAAAAAAGGCGATAATATTATTTTAGCAGCTTTTGGTGCTGGATTTACATGGGGAGCTATTTATTTGAAATGGGGATATAATGGGAAATAA
- a CDS encoding DUF3109 family protein: MIQIDHTIVSLDVIEQPFACHLMHCKGACCVEGDSGAPLEDHEIIKIEENINIIQKYLPHKSLQTIQQFGFYFIDNDGDKVTQLNQNKECVFTCFENNIAYCSIEKAFLDNKISFRKPISCFLYPIRLTKYSSFIAINYHAWNICKPAIENGKKNNIKVYEACKDALIEYFGQEWYDKLLQAAEFVNNKKAK; encoded by the coding sequence ATGATTCAAATTGACCATACTATTGTTAGTTTAGATGTAATTGAGCAACCCTTTGCATGCCATCTAATGCATTGCAAAGGTGCCTGCTGCGTTGAAGGCGACTCAGGAGCCCCTCTCGAAGATCATGAAATTATTAAAATTGAAGAAAATATAAACATTATTCAAAAATATCTACCACATAAATCATTACAAACTATACAACAATTTGGCTTTTATTTTATTGATAATGATGGCGATAAAGTTACTCAACTCAATCAAAATAAAGAATGTGTATTTACATGTTTCGAAAATAATATTGCTTATTGTAGTATCGAAAAGGCTTTTTTGGATAATAAAATATCATTTCGAAAGCCTATTTCGTGTTTTCTATACCCCATTCGACTTACTAAATACTCTTCGTTTATAGCTATAAATTATCATGCATGGAATATTTGCAAACCTGCTATTGAAAATGGGAAAAAAAATAACATAAAAGTTTACGAAGCATGTAAAGATGCACTCATCGAATATTTTGGACAAGAATGGTATGATAAATTATTGCAGGCAGCCGAGTTTGTAAACAATAAAAAAGCGAAATAA
- a CDS encoding 2,3-bisphosphoglycerate-independent phosphoglycerate mutase: MIKTKFLLMILDGWGIGDKTKSDAIYTAGTPNIDKLTNLYPHSYLLTSGENVGLPDGQMGNSEVGHLNIGSGRIIYQDFVRINKAIKEHTLEKNENLLKAFEIAKNKQVTFHLLGLVSDGGVHSHQEHLIRLCELAQQNGVKDIAVHFLTDGRDTDPHSGIHYVKEVIERIKPTGAYAATLSGRYYTMDRDKRWERIKQGYDAMVNGIGKKSTNILQAIQESYDEGITDEFIKPVVFVNENQQPLAQIKQEDVFLCFNFRTDRLREITTVLTQKDMPEWGMHTIPLHYFTMTRYDESFKNIDVLFDNVNVNHTLGEVLSKLGLKQLRIAETEKYPHVTFFFSGGREEIFENEKRILIPSPKVATYDLQPEMSAPLVCESVINEIKQQKHDFICLNFANGDMVGHTGVYDAIIKAVKVVDDCVGKVIEAALAHGYEALIIADHGNADYTINPDGTPNTAHSLNPVPSILVSKQYQTIEPGILSDVAPTILTLMGIPIPPEMTGKILVR; this comes from the coding sequence ATGATAAAAACCAAATTTCTCTTAATGATACTCGACGGCTGGGGTATTGGCGATAAAACTAAATCGGATGCTATTTATACAGCCGGCACACCCAATATTGACAAATTAACGAATCTTTATCCACACAGCTACCTTTTAACAAGCGGAGAAAATGTAGGCTTGCCCGATGGACAAATGGGCAATAGCGAAGTAGGACATTTAAATATTGGCTCCGGTAGAATCATATACCAAGATTTTGTTCGCATAAATAAAGCCATTAAAGAACACACACTCGAAAAAAATGAGAATTTATTAAAAGCATTCGAAATCGCTAAAAATAAACAAGTAACTTTTCATTTACTTGGCTTGGTAAGCGATGGCGGTGTACACTCCCACCAAGAACATTTAATACGCTTATGCGAACTTGCCCAACAAAATGGCGTAAAAGACATTGCCGTTCATTTCCTAACCGACGGACGAGATACCGACCCACACAGTGGTATTCATTATGTTAAAGAAGTTATAGAACGCATAAAACCTACTGGTGCATATGCCGCTACCCTTTCAGGGCGCTATTATACCATGGATAGAGACAAACGCTGGGAACGCATAAAACAAGGATACGATGCCATGGTCAATGGTATTGGAAAAAAATCTACTAATATTTTACAAGCCATTCAAGAATCTTACGACGAAGGCATTACCGACGAATTTATTAAACCTGTTGTTTTTGTTAATGAAAACCAACAACCACTTGCTCAAATAAAACAAGAAGATGTATTTTTATGTTTTAATTTCAGAACAGACCGACTTCGTGAAATAACAACCGTACTTACACAAAAAGATATGCCTGAATGGGGCATGCACACTATTCCGTTACATTATTTTACTATGACACGTTACGACGAATCATTCAAAAATATCGATGTTCTATTCGATAATGTTAATGTAAACCATACGTTAGGAGAAGTTTTATCTAAACTAGGTCTTAAACAATTACGTATAGCAGAAACCGAAAAATATCCACACGTTACTTTTTTCTTTTCAGGAGGACGCGAAGAAATTTTTGAAAATGAAAAACGCATACTCATACCTTCGCCTAAAGTTGCAACATACGACCTTCAACCCGAAATGAGTGCTCCTCTAGTTTGTGAATCGGTAATAAACGAAATAAAGCAACAAAAACACGATTTTATATGCCTTAACTTTGCCAATGGCGATATGGTAGGACATACCGGAGTTTATGACGCTATCATTAAAGCAGTAAAAGTAGTCGACGATTGCGTGGGCAAAGTTATCGAAGCCGCTCTTGCTCACGGCTACGAAGCCCTCATCATTGCCGACCACGGCAATGCCGACTACACCATTAACCCCGATGGCACACCCAATACAGCTCATTCATTGAACCCAGTCCCCTCTATTCTTGTGTCAAAACAGTATCAAACTATTGAACCTGGAATTTTATCCGATGTGGCACCCACTATATTAACATTAATGGGCATTCCAATACCACCCGAAATGACCGGTAAAATACTTGTTCGATGA
- a CDS encoding DMT family transporter, translating into MKASNLIKIYGGLLLAMIFWGMSFIGTKYSLNTLNPISIVLIRLIISCSFLIVLGKMLKVLKPIKRNHIHWFIILAFFEPFLYFIGETYGLKYISPTIGSILISTIPLFVPWGAWLFFKEKINIKNFIGIVISVVGVFFTMLNKNFEFTASLLGVSLVLVAVISAIAYTLIIRHIAHDYSALSIITYQNLLGIPFFVPLFFFIDFPTFNIDNIHPLLWLVLLLLGIFPSSFSYMFYTYAVREIGVSRTSVFTNLIPIITAIASYLLFNETLTFVKIIGIVIVIIGLYIAQKAQKT; encoded by the coding sequence ATGAAAGCGTCAAATTTGATAAAAATTTATGGAGGTCTCCTGCTTGCAATGATATTCTGGGGAATGTCGTTTATTGGCACTAAATACTCACTTAATACTCTAAATCCTATTTCTATCGTTCTAATTCGTTTAATTATCTCATGTTCATTTCTAATTGTATTAGGAAAAATGCTAAAAGTACTTAAGCCTATTAAACGAAATCATATACATTGGTTTATAATTTTGGCTTTTTTTGAGCCTTTTCTTTATTTTATTGGTGAAACCTATGGCTTAAAATATATTTCTCCCACCATAGGTTCTATTTTAATTTCTACCATACCACTCTTTGTGCCTTGGGGTGCGTGGCTCTTTTTTAAAGAAAAAATCAACATTAAAAATTTTATCGGTATTGTAATATCGGTTGTTGGCGTTTTTTTTACTATGCTTAATAAAAATTTTGAGTTTACAGCATCGCTTTTAGGTGTTTCGCTTGTTTTAGTAGCTGTCATTTCGGCCATTGCTTATACTTTAATTATTCGACACATTGCACACGATTACTCAGCTCTAAGCATTATTACTTATCAAAACTTATTAGGAATTCCGTTTTTTGTCCCTCTATTCTTTTTTATTGACTTTCCGACATTTAATATTGACAATATTCATCCATTGTTATGGTTAGTGCTTTTATTACTCGGTATTTTTCCTTCATCATTTTCGTATATGTTTTATACTTATGCCGTACGCGAAATTGGTGTAAGCCGTACCAGTGTTTTTACCAATCTTATACCCATTATTACAGCTATTGCTTCGTATTTACTATTCAACGAAACTCTTACTTTTGTTAAAATAATTGGAATTGTTATTGTAATTATTGGTTTATATATTGCTCAAAAAGCTCAAAAAACTTAA
- a CDS encoding FKBP-type peptidyl-prolyl cis-trans isomerase, translated as MKKLSFVVLSFALFAGFFTSCKSGSKETKLETSRDSLSYAFGVNVASSVKQEKLDSLINSDLFVQGFNAVLSNNNPAMTSEQAMKVIQSYFMAQQAKEAEKSKLESEKYLAENAKKEGVQTLPSGLQYKVITEGKGEKPKANAKVKVNYTGKLINGTVFDASKPNEPVTFSLGKNEIIPGWEEGIQLMTVGSKYEFYIPYQLAYGEKGYPGVIPPYATLIFEIELVGIEK; from the coding sequence ATGAAAAAATTATCATTTGTTGTTTTATCTTTTGCTTTATTTGCAGGCTTTTTTACATCATGTAAAAGTGGTTCAAAAGAAACAAAATTAGAAACTAGCCGCGATTCTTTGAGTTATGCGTTTGGTGTTAACGTTGCATCGAGTGTTAAACAAGAAAAATTAGATTCTTTGATTAATTCTGATTTATTTGTACAAGGCTTTAATGCTGTATTATCGAACAACAACCCAGCTATGACCAGCGAACAAGCTATGAAGGTCATCCAATCGTATTTTATGGCTCAACAAGCTAAAGAAGCCGAAAAGTCTAAATTAGAATCAGAAAAATATTTAGCTGAAAATGCAAAAAAAGAAGGTGTACAAACTTTGCCTAGCGGTTTACAATATAAAGTTATAACAGAAGGTAAAGGCGAAAAACCTAAAGCAAATGCTAAAGTTAAAGTTAATTATACTGGAAAACTAATTAATGGAACGGTATTCGATGCTTCAAAACCAAACGAACCTGTTACATTTAGTCTTGGCAAAAACGAAATTATTCCTGGTTGGGAAGAAGGAATTCAATTAATGACTGTAGGTTCAAAATATGAATTTTATATCCCTTATCAATTAGCTTATGGCGAAAAAGGATATCCTGGTGTTATTCCTCCATATGCAACTTTAATTTTCGAAATAGAGTTAGTAGGTATCGAAAAATAA